One window of the Triticum dicoccoides isolate Atlit2015 ecotype Zavitan chromosome 3B, WEW_v2.0, whole genome shotgun sequence genome contains the following:
- the LOC119277775 gene encoding serine hydroxymethyltransferase 7-like produces MDLSRPGSSDLSLGLHPHAHANAHARVHARAATPLRLFDDSDDVKTEGSVGGGGDGEDGDDEGADQHFSLLGHSLCVKRPRRGLFGGGGGGGGGEASSCSSSSAAAMRPAKRHASGADLEARRGAVRAWGNQPLAEADPDVHALMERERERQVRGIELIASENFVCRAVLDALGSHLTNKYSEGHPGARYYGGNQHIDAIERLCHERACTAFGLDPACWGVNVQPYSCTSANLAVYTGLLLPNDRIMGLEPPSGGHVSHGYYTPSGKKVSGASIFFESLSYKVNPQTGYIDYDKLEDRAMDFHPKILICGGSSYPREWDFARMRLIADKCGAVLMCDMAHISGLVAAKECRSPFDYCDVVTSTTHKNLRGPRGGIIFFRKGKNMRKRGGSFSQGDENDYDFEDKINFAVFPSLQGGPHNNHIAALAITLKQVATPEYKAYIQQVKKNAQALASALLRRKCRLVTGGTDNHLVLWDLRTFGLTGKNFEKVCELCHISINKTPIYGDNGSISPGGVRIGTPAMTTRGCLEDDFEVIADFLIRATQIAGSVLKQHGKVQKEFLRGLENNKDIIELGNQVEAFASQFAMPGFDV; encoded by the exons ATGGATCTCTCGCGGCCAGGGTCGTCGGACCTCTCGCTCGGGCTCCACCCGCACGCGCACGCCAACGCCCACGCGCGCGTGCACGCGCGCGCCGCCACGCCGCTGCGGCTGTTCGACGACTCGGACGACGTCAAGACGGAGGGCAGcgtcgggggcggcggcgacggcgaggacggGGACGACGAGGGCGCCGACCAGCACTTCTCGCTCCTCGGTCACTCGCTCTGCGTCAAGCGCCCGCGCCGCGGACtcttcggcggcggcgggggagggggcGGAGGGGaggcctcctcctgctcgtcctcgtcCGCGGCGGCCATGCGCCCCGCGAAGCGTCACGCGTCGGGCGCGGATCTGGAGGCGCGCCGCGGCGCGGTCCGCGCGTGGGGGAACCAGCCGCTCGCCGAGGCCGACCCGGACGTGCACGCGCTCATGGAGCGCGAGAGGGAGCGCCAGGTGCGCGGCATCGAGCTCATCGCCTCGGAGAACTTCGTCTGCCGCGCCGTGCTCGACGCCCTCGGCAGCCACCTCACCAACAAGTACTCCGAGGGGCACCCGGGAGCTCGCTACTACGGCGGGAACCAGCACATCGACGCCATCGAGCGCCTCTGCCACGAGCGCGCCTGCACCGCCTTCGGCCTAGACCCCGCCTGCTGGGGGGTCAATGTCCAGCCCTACTCATGCACCTCCGCAAACCTGGCGGTCTACACAGGGCTTCTCCTTCCCAACGACCGTATCATGGGCCTTGAGCCGCCGTCCGGTGGCCATGTCAGCCACGGGTACTACACGCCTAGTGGTAAGAAGGTGTCTGGGGCCTCGATATTCTTCGAGAGCTTGTCATACAAGGTGAATCCACAGACTGGCTATATCGATTATGACAAGCTTGAGGACCGGGCAATGGATTTCCACCCCAAGATTCTTATCTGTGGTGGGAGTTCCTACCCCAGGGAGTGGGACTTTGCACGGATGAGGCTGATAGCTGACAAGTGTGGTGCAGTGCTCATGTGCGACATGGCGCATATTAGCGGACTTGTTGCAGCAAAG GAATGTCGTAGTCCATTCGACTACTGTGACGTTGTTACGTCAACTACTCACAAGAACCTAAGGGGTCCTAGAGGTGGAATAATATTTTTTAGGAAAGGGAAGAATATGAGGAAGCGAGGTGGATCTTTTTCTCAAGGGGATGAAAATGATTATGATTTTGAGGATAAGATAAATTTTGCTGTATTCCCTTCACTGCAAGGAGGGCCGCATAATAACCATATTGCTGCTTTAGCGATAACGCTGAAGCAAGTTGCGACGCCTGAATATAAAGCATACATTCAACAAGTTAAGAAAAATGCTCAAGCTTTGGCATCGGCCTTGCTCAGAAGAAAATGCAGATTGGTTACTGGTGGCACTGATAATCACTTGGTACTTTGGGACCTCAGAACTTTTGGCTTGACCG GGAAGAACTTTGAGAAGGTCTGTGAGCTGTGCCACATCTCTATAAATAAGACACCGATATATGGGGACAATGGCTCAATATCTCCCGGTGGCGTTCGTATTG GAACACCTGCAATGACTACTAGAGGTTGCCTAGAAGATGACTTCGAGGTGATTGCAGATTTCCTCATCAGGGCGACACAGATAGCTGGCAGTGTTCTGAAACAACACGGAAAAGTGCAGAAGGAATTTCTAAGAGGCCTGGAGAACAATAAGGACATTATAGAGCTCGGTAACCAGGTCGAGGCTTTCGCATCACAGTTTGCGATGCCAGGTTTTGATGTATGA
- the LOC119277776 gene encoding uncharacterized protein LOC119277776 yields MVNAFFATLARGLDDLSGAGGLSSLPALLRAAALLRGLHSQLMVLVGQLHLPPGGRWLDEYMDETARLWDACLAVKLGLAAVERYCAAASCAAAALDDWLQDPSPLSTRQVMRAISASRREAMAAEEENRALSESRIAPLSLQLDERRAADARLSGFNGFRGLLYALHNASSLLLLILAGGAVAGSPRSSSDGADSSRSDDGFMSSIATLQKRMAEEAAGDDGDGAPGMIRMQELRRARAAAEAAREEVERAAAAGGKCGGAVKDKAGELKAWLEVLRAGTDGLACQLDDFLDDIVEGRKELSDLCSH; encoded by the exons ATGGTAAACGCCTTCTTCGCGACCCTGGCGCGGGGGCTGGACGACCTCAGCGGCGCGGGCGGGCTGTCCTCGCTGCCGGCGCTGCTCCGGGCGGCGGCGCTGCTCAGGGGCCTGCACTCGCAGCTCATGGTGCTCGTCGGCCAGCTCCACCTGCCGCCCGGCGGCCGGTGGCTGGACGAGTACATGGACGAGACCGCGCGCCTCTGGGACGCCTGCCTCGCCGTCAAGCTCGGCCTCGCCGCCGTCGAGCGCTACTGCGCCGCCGcgtcctgcgccgccgccgccctcgacgacTGGCTCCAGGACCCTTCCCCCCTCTCCACTCGCCAG GTGATGAGGGCGATCtcggcgtcgaggagggaggccatggcggcggaggaggagaacCGGGCGCTGTCCGAGTCGAGGATCGCGCCGCTGTCCCTGCAGCTGGACGAGCGGCGCGCGGCCGACGCCAGGCTCAGCGGCTTCAACGGCTTCCGCGGGCTGCTCTACGCGCTGCACAACGCCAGCTCCCTCCTCCTGCTCATCCTGGCCGGCGGCGCCGTCGCCGGGTCCCCGCGCTCGTCCTCCGACGGCGCGGACAGCAGCCGCAGCGACGACGGGTTCATGTCCTCCATCGCGACGCTGCAGAAGCGGATGGCGGAGGAGGCcgcgggcgacgacggcgacggcgcgcCGGGGATGATCAGGATGCAGGAGCTGCGGCGCGCgcgcgcggcggcggaggcggcgcgggaggaggTGGAGCGCGCGGCAGCTGCCGGGGGCAAGTGCGGCGGCGCCGTGAAGGACAAGGCCGGGGAGCTGAAGGCGTGGCTGGAGGTGCTCCGCGCCGGCACGGACGGGCTGGCGTGCCAGCTAGACGACTTCCTGGACGACATTGTGGAGGGCCGCAAGGAGCTCTCCGACCTCTGCAGCCACTGA